A window of Solanum stenotomum isolate F172 chromosome 9, ASM1918654v1, whole genome shotgun sequence genomic DNA:
TGACGTATCTTGTAAAATCAAAGACTTGAGACCATTTATTTCCCCTTGCATATTACTAGCCCCATCATAACCTTGACCACGTATTTTGGATGTACATAATGAGTGATCCAAAAGCAAAGAATAAATTGCTTTTTTTAATGATTGAGAAGATGTATCATTTACGTGGACAATACCCAAGAATCGCTCTATCACCATTCCCTTTTGTTGACATATCTCAAAATTAGAGCCATTTGCTCCTTATGAGAAACATCCTTTGATTCATCAACTAATATTCCAAAATAATCACCGTCCAAGTCTTCAATGATAGCCTTAGTTGTTTCTTTAGCACAAGCCTCcacaatatctttttgaattgtcggacaaatcatcatatcattttGTGGAGCATTACCTAATATTACTCTTCCCACATCAAAACTTCTATCCCCAAACcatttcaaaagttcaagaaaagcaCCCTTATATTCGGAACCTTCACTTTCATCATGTCCACGAAATGGAAATCCCGATGTAAAGAGAAATCTTGCTACATCAATTGAGGCATTTAAACGCATCCGATAATCACTTCTCGCCTTTTCACTTTGCTTGTCAAAAGAAGATTGGATCAATTGTCGTTGGTTTTTCAAATCTTGCATCCTATTGAAACATTTATGATGGATACTATTTACCTTACCAACATGTTTTTTGAATCTTTCTAAAGCTTTGTTCCAACACCTAAAATCATCTCTTGTAAATGAATCTCCGACATTTCCACGACTTTCAAGTTCATTCTTGAACAAAtaacaacacaaacaaaatgCCGCGTCTGCTTTAATGCTATATTCCAACCATTGAGATCTTCTCTTAAACCAAGTTGGTCGAAATTGACGCATTTTTTCTCCAAACTTAGTTTTGGGGAAGATATGATCAACAGGCTGACATGGCTTTTTTTGAAGGTAATACCTCCTTACCGCATCTCGAATATTAGGACCATAAGATGAAATAGGCATTCGATCTTTGGGATCTGCTTCAAGAGATTTAAAATCAAGCATATTATCCATATTTGAAAGTGGAAAAGAATTTGTATGTCTTTGAATTTCCGGAGCAActtgtgaactcacaaatggttGATTAGAGCTAGAACTTGGTTGACCATCTTTTGGCTTTGGTAACTTGATGAGAAACTTATCCATTTGTGATTTGATGAATTGATTGTAAGAATTATTTTacctacaaaattaaatattcacaCTTCTATTCAAtcttataaaaacaaaataatttttaaaaaatattagcacAAATAACAAGTTTACTAATAAAAGAATCACAATTATTAGATAACTATTTAGAAATCAAGAAattcttataaatttaaatattcaagcAATCAAATAATGGAACCACttcataaatcaagaaaaacatataaaacaaatgaagtacattaataaataattttttttttttagataacaTACCATGTTACTTGTTCTCAAATCTCACTTCTACTTCACCATGAACAACAAAGTGGAAATGTGGAATGAAGccaaaagaagaacaatatGATGTCTTTactcctttttaatttttagtttagggcattgaaaagtcaaaagaaaaagttttaaaaaataaataagaaaaacgtctaaagaaagaaggaaagaaaaaaagaaagtaaaaaatataattggaCTTTATTGACACTTCTAGCTTAAGGTCTAGACATAGCTAATGCAACCTAAAAATATAGGTAATTGaacctctttttatttataaattattaaaatgatcTATGAAAAGTGGCACATtttgttatattaattaaaaattaaaaatattaatgtggATAGAAAAATTTAAACCACAAATCTATAAGTTATGCACCCCCTATTTGTACTTACTTATCAATATACTAGAGTATTCTTTTTAACCTTGGGTTCaccaatacaaatttaaaaagataattagaaaaataatagtattatATAGGGGTTAGGAAGGGGAGGATGGGTGCATGTGAACCCCCTCCCCTTATGTGTaacctattttttatttgtacttATTGATTAATTTAGGCATactaaaatttatactaaaaagttaaaaattgcTTATTTCAATCATTTGTGCCTGTTATCATTTCTCAAGTATTCTTTAAGCTGAGTGACATTATTACTTACTTGCCAAATTCACAATAAATGATGTATTCCTCTAAATtgatatataaatgattttaaatttaattaaatagtaacatgttaaatttaaaaattaaaacttttaattcatccctaaaatcaaatttaaccgtgattcaacatataaataacaatttattataataagacatgttaaatattaatttaaatttcctacgtataatgaaaattaatttagaaatgttcatgaattcaaaattttattgaaaCTTATACATAAATAGaggataaaataaaagtaaatgcatgattttaataattatagaataaaattaaattttaaataatcaagaaataattaaatataaatccGTTTACAATTAAAAACCACACAACCTTTTCAGTTTCAAAAGGAAGTTACACATGTTGTTACATGTTTCAGATCCTATACTTTTGAAACCATATTTCCACAAATATGTCTGAGATAAAATCACATTTCTAAAATTCATTTGTCTAcatttacttaaattttaaattattgttaattatttttcaaattttatatatataaaaaacttctaaccaaaaatattactaccaaataatcaacaaaaaattgacATTTCTAGGGCAAACCTTTGAAAGATTTGTATGttttataaaagtttttaaaaaaaaaacaaatgcaaTTGTTTTCCCattttaaacttaaaaataaaaataaaagttgaattCTAAGTTgagaataaatttataaataaacaaattatgtATAGTTTATTACTTTAGAGTTGAAATAgctattttaaatttgaattaagaTGTAAGCATTTTcaactatttaattataattaaaaaataaaaacttaaatgCATGTGTTTTTTTGAAATGATTAGTTAGAATTCTCACACCAttgtaatttttccatttaaaaaaaataataataaaaagaaaggaaaagggcctaaaatacccttgaactattggaaatggtacaaaattaccctccatccacctattggctctCAAATAGCCCTGacatccacctattggctcccAAATACCCCTGACATTCGCCTATTGGCTGCCAAATACCCTTCCATCCACCTTTGGGTCCAATATTGACCACTTTTTATAGCGGattatcatttaaataatttttttaaaatacctAGCGACCATCTATTGACTACaattaaaatacttaaattaatttacaaactCATCCATTATACCCTATCCAAATTGACTAGACTTGACTCAAATTAATTATACCCGACCCTTATTAACTACACCCGCCCCGAATTACATTTACCCCATCGATTAAAACAAATACACCCTTCATTCCAAACATATCACTTCCTCTTTCAACCTTACTTCCCCAATATATTTGCTTACAATCTCAAAAAACACTACCTAAATACACTCGTGTAtcaccataaaaaataatgagtgttttgatgatttcttatgGTGATACATGTGTGTATTTAAGTACTATTTTTCGAGATTGTACGCGAATATATTAAGGAAGAAGGTTGAAAGATGAAGTGAAATGTTGGCAATAAAgggtgtattttttttatatcggTGGGGTAAATATAATTTGGGACGcgtgtaattaattaattaggtcgGGTGTGATTAATTTGGGTAATGTATAATTAATCATGAGTGagtttgtaaattaatttaaataattaaattacagCCAACAATTGGTCGccacatatttaaaaaatatttaaatgataatcCGATGACAAGGGTATTTGAGAGCCAATAGGTGTATGACAGGGATATTTgggagccaataggtggatggGGGGTAATTTTGTAACATTTCCAATAGTTTAcgggtattttaggcccttttccgttctttttattattattattttttaaatggaaaaattacGATTGTGTGAGAATTCTAACTAATCATTTCAAAAAAACACATGcatttaagtttttattttttaattataattaaatagttgAAAATGCTTACAtcttaattcaaatttaaaatagcTATATCAACTCTAAAGTAATAAACTAtacataatttctttatttataaatttattctcAACTTagaattcaacttttttttaaaaaaataaaaataaaaagaatagaaaagagTCCTATTAACTGTGGTAACATTCTAATTGTGTATTACAATTCGGCAATTCATACGATTATTGTGTGTTACGGTTACGGATAATGCTtatcattcaatttttattttttgtgtttcagttattctatttttttaaattttgaaatcaatttatctaaaaaaaataatttaattgttaGTAAAGTGTGAACTGGAGAGGAAATATTGGGAAAGTGGGTTTTTAAATAGGAGTTTCTACTAACTCTTTGTTTAGTTtctgttttgtttttattgtattttttttgttaaattatgattaacaatttttattatattacttttttgttaaattttaattcataaattaaaattatttgaattatggaatttTAAATTGGAAGTAGAAAATTCTTAATCAATTTACTTATATTTTAGGAATTCACTACTTCCCTTTACATTACTCAAAATTAAAACGGAAAAGGACCAAAACTACTCTTGAACTATGTGAAAAGGtctaaaaatacccttccaTTTACCTTTTTGGCTCACCTATACCCCTCCACTCACCTTTTTGGCCCACTTGCACCCTTTCATTCAACATTTTGACTAACTTATACCTTTATGACTAACCACcaaagtttattttgttttatttttttgaaaaaaatattatttttcattttcttattagataaaataaaaaattcatctCGATTAGTTTTTTTCCcataatctattcaaataaaaaaatatatacctctTCAAGAcccaatatttttattaaaaaaatctagtaatttttgtttttgctctatttttttttttaaaaaaagttttttttaaaataattaatatattataagaatATTAATAGTGCCACACTATctatattcctttttttttttaaaaaaaaagataaatacttttcaaagaaaaagttccacAAACAATTTTACTTAAACATTAActcattaaaaaaagaaaaaaaaagcagaTGGACGGTTGTAGCCATAGGGAAAATTTAAGtaggaaaatagagaaaaatgtgTGTATGTATTTAtggataagataatatattgttatgattatgatataataaatttatttataaaatattaatcatctatatcatgtttagaatcttgatttaattaattaactattagccgttaattttttcttatgtcATGCGTCTTCAATCTAAGTAAAAATTTGAGGAAATGGAGAGGAGTTggattcaaaaataaataaatagtaaaaaaactacaataatttttttatatatataaaaaattgggGTCTTGAAGAGGTATATTGCTTTGGTTTGGATAAATAATGAGAAATAATCTAATTGAGGTGTGGCTCTTTATATTATCCAATAGGAGAATGACACataataaatctttttttaaaaaaaaataaagagaaaattgttAGTTTCAAGGGTATAAGTGAGCCAAAAAGGTGAAtggaagggtatttttagaccaaaagatagatgaaggatatttttaaaccttttctaTAGTTTAGGAgtatttttggcccttttccgaaattaaaaagataaaaatatttacataaatttaaaattgatcCCACTAACTTATTTAAAACTAAtccattaattttaaaataattaactgcAAAATACAtgcatgtgttttttttttttgcaaaatataattttgtaaatttattttttataaatattcattttttaataaagaatcttttaagataaattttatatttaataataaatactatttttatgaggAATTATAGTGCATATGGTTGcattagtattttttaaaaacaaattattaaatATCACAAATCTGTAATCTATAGTTAAAAAAACAACctgtcataattttttaaacatttaaaaaaaacaattttattttccttttctttgaattgatgatttgaaaTTAACCTTATCAATCTCAACAACATTTTTTCCGTGATAATAGCATGTTGATGGTACTTATAATTTATTAACTTCatctaattaatattaaaaataatatattaattatttatgtaaaattagTTAAAGTTTTTATACTATgtgaaaatatacatatttactaaagaattaaaacatatttaaaaaagctaaacaaatctaaaaatccataaattaaaaaaagagatttatagtaaattaaaggaaTAGAAGCTGATCCGTTTTTTCATCTTTAAGCTTTTTCTTTgcactaaattatttttatgtggtatatatttaattaacttacttatagtaatttttttaaattgatcaccgaaattaattattttgtacaTTCTTATTTTATGcaattatttgattaaatataatCGTCCTATTTTGCAGGATTGAACGAGAGATGATTGTGCTAAAGAGATTGCAACATGCtttgtaaattatatttttaatactaGGTTTTAGATTTatctataaatttaaaatttatttaattagcacAAGTATTAATTTAACAAACACCATATatgcttttatttttcattatactAGAAGAAGGGGAAGTTGTTAGAACAATGTTTGGTGTTTTTATGAAGAACATATCATCATTGCACATATATTGTTAGcattaattgtatatataatattaaaatattatatatgattataCATATACTTTGTTActcaataataatttatattagtgatttctaaattttaaaatatccgcGCAACGTGCGGGTACGTATACTAGTGATAATTAATGCAAACTGTAgttatcttaattaattaactagtatatgtttgcttatccATGTAAGTTTCCCATTTCTTTATCGTATCTTAGGACATGTTTGGAAAGTCACTCTTgtaattggatttggtgtaattgggtGTAAATACAATGTCTAGCGTGTTTGGTTGGCcatgtaattacttggtcagcagGTAATTGTGTAATTAGCAGAGGGTGATTACACTATCTAATTCTCAAGGAGGGGTTATGAATTActggtaattacatggtgtaattacaagTTGtgtactttttaatttcttctttttaatttttcgttttaatttattttttatatctattattttaaattcttttttattattattattttaaaaaaattaaaagtttattttttattttttattatttatatttcatctcCTTCTCATTCTCAACATTTACTTCATCTGATTGTGtgtaattttttgtattatatatttttatgccatgtttattttttatggggatgttttaatattattaaaaatatattatatgtcacATTATGTATCATGTTATGTCTATTGGTGGACATTACATTTGTATCTCTTTACTCTTAACAATTGTGGAAGAATGTGGTCATTAGTTATAGTAACTTTTGTGACCACCAACTCTTCATTTCACCCATTATTGTAACTTATGTAACCTATTGGTCATTTACTTATCCAATTTACtacccattatcttcctattaaTTGCAAGGAAGAATTCCTCACCTATAAATAGTGTGGTCTTACTCTGGGTTGACTATATCAAGAGATAGATGTGAAAGAGTGCAAGAAAGATGATAAGTAAGAAACATTGTAGTGTATaatagtgaaagagagagttgagaaaaagaaaatatttgaagtctACAACTTTATTCATTATACAAAAGAGagtatttatatgttgaaaaaagtgttctttttgtggagtcTTGGACTCTTTAACTAATCCGGAGTTGCTTGAGTTGTACGACGTTGTTGAGTTGTTGTATCCCAGAGGTGGAAGGTCAAGAGTGATACTATTGGATCAGTGTAGATTATGTCGAAGtgagcttgaatctccttaatgAGAGCAAGATAGCTGCGCCTCAACCTGAatactttttttattcattttttgttcattttagtttcaactgtaatttattttatttgcgGTATATTAcaccaatatttttttattagcatAATTCTGTTGAtatactaatttttaaattaaaggaGAATTCATTGTTGAGTAAGGTTATAAacttacatttttcttttcttttaaatcatctGTATGTATGttttgttgaaatttgacataagagcattatgttaatttttttgttttgaatttaaaacttatcttatattttcaatttcatttgttttagtagtaTTGACTTGAGACTTCACATTgcaagtcatttattttttagttagacgtgatagattatcttttttatcaagcattttaataatt
This region includes:
- the LOC125877473 gene encoding uncharacterized protein LOC125877473, translated to MDKFLIKLPKPKDGQPSSSSNQPFVSSQVAPEIQRHTNSFPLSNMDNMLDFKSLEADPKDRMPISSYGPNIRDAVRRYYLQKKPCQPVDHIFPKTKFGEKMRQFRPTWFKRRSQWLEYSIKADAAFCLCCYLFKNELESRGNVGDSFTRDDFRCWNKALERFKKHVGKVNSIHHKCFNRMQDLKNQRQLIQSSFDKQSEKARSDYRMRLNASIDVARFLFTSGFPFRGHDESEGSEYKGAFLELLKWFGDRSFDVGRVILGNAPQNDMMICPTIQKDIVEACAKETTKAIIEDLDGDYFGILVDESKDVSHKEQMALILRYVNKREW